DNA sequence from the Alphaproteobacteria bacterium genome:
AGCAGCGCCTCCTCGACCTCGCGCGGGTAGATGTTCGAGCCGCCGGAAATGATGACATCCTTCGAGCGGTCCTTGAGGGTCAGGAAGCCGTCCCCATCGAACGACCCCATGTCGCCGGTATATAGCCAGCCGTCACGCAGCGCGTTCCGGGTCGCCTCGGGATTTCGCCAGTATCCTTTCATCACCACATCGCCACGGACGATGATCTCGCCGACCTCGTCAGGCGGCAGCGGGCGGTCCTCGGGATCAACGACACGGACCTCGACGTCGGTGCGCTCGACGCCGACCGAGGCCAAACGATGCATGTATCGCGGGTGGTCGCGGTCGAGATGCGCCTCGAGCGACAAATAGGTGATCGTCATCGGTGATTCGCCCTGGCCATAGATCTGGATCAGCTTGGGCCCGAAGCACGCGAGCGCCTTCACCGTATCGGCCGCGTACATCGGACCGCCGCCATAGATGATCGATTTGAGATTGGCGAAATCCGCGTTCGCGGCGACGGCGCTGTTCATCAATCGAACGACCATCGTCGGGGCGAAGAAGAATGTCGCGCCCGGGTACCCGTCGATGAGGTCGACGATCTCGGCGGGTTCGAAACCGCCGCTCTCCGGTGCCACTTGAACCGCACCCCGGGCGACATGGGGCAGGCTGTAGATCCCCGACCCGTGCGACTTGGGGGCGGCGTGAATGATGGCGTCCCGGTCGGCGATGCGGTCGAGATCGGCCAAATAGCTCAACGTCATCATATGGAGGTTGCGATGGCTCAGGATCGCGCCCTTCGGCCGCCCGGTGGTCCCGCTGGTATAGAACAGCCAGGCCGCGTCATCGGGGGCCACCGCGGCCGTCGTTACGGTTTCGCCGGCCACGAATTGCCGGTATTCGGAATCGTCGACCGATACCATCGCCTCCAAGCCGGCGACCGTCTCCACCAGCGGCGAAATCGCGTCTGCCAACTTGGCGGTAACGAAACAGAGGCGTGCGCCGGAATGATCGAGGATGTATTCGAATTCGCGCGGATGAAGCTTGGCATTGATCGGCACGGCGACCAGGCCGGCATGCCAGGCCGCGAACATGACCTCCAGGTATTGCGGGCAGTTGGCCATAACCAGGGCCACCCGATCGCCCGGATCGAGGCTGAATTTATGGCGCAGCGCATAGGCCAGGGCGGCGACATGCGCACCATACTCGCCGTAATTGGCCAGCACCGTCCGACCCAGTGCCAAGGCCGGTCGCTCGGGCGATCGGCGCGCCGTTCGGTGCAAGAGTTCTGCAATGTTCATGCGGCTTCCGCGTTTTGCGCTGACATTATCGGGAGAGTCTAGTCATGCGCCGTGTCGAAGCAAGCGGCGGCGACGCCATGCACGCCGGACCAGGTGCTCCGCGGTACGCTCGGCGCCGTTCAGAAACCGATCAATCGGCTGCTTTCCGATCCCGGTACAATCGTGTAGTCATGCCGCTGACCGGGAGGCGACAGGCATGACCTACGCAATACTCAAGCAACGTCTCGATCGCGGCGGGGTGGCGATTCTCGACGGCGGCATCGGCACCGAGTTGCAGCGCCGGGGGGCGCCGATGAACCATGACGCGTGGTGCGGTATCGCCACGTTGACCCATACCGCGATGCTCGAAGCGGTCCATCTCGATTACATCTCGGCCGGCGCCGAAATCATTACCGCCAATACGTTCGCGTCGTCGCGGATCATGCTGGAAGCGGCGGGCTGCGGCGATCGGGTTGCCGAGATCAACCGGATTGCGGTCGAGACCGCCTTGTCGGCGCGAGAGAAAGCGAACGCGGGCCATGTCGCCGTGGCGGGGTCGCTGTCCCACATGGTCCCGGTCATCGCCGGCACCGACGACTACGATCCGAGCGCCGTGCCCGACCGGGCCCGGATGGCTGACGCTTTCGAAGAGCTGGCGGGGATCCTGTCCGGGTCCGGTTGTGAGCTGATCATTCTGGAAATGATGTACGTTCCCGATCGTATCGAGGCCGCGCTGGCGGCGGCACGAACGACGTCGCTGCCGGTGTGGGCTGGGCTTTCCGCGCGGCGCGGCGACAACGGCGCCATCCTCGGATTCTCGCCCCACGACGATACGCCGTTCGACGACTTCGCTCGAATCGTCGCAGAGGCCGAGCTCGATGCGGCCGGCGTTATGCATTGCCCGTCGAATATTGTCGCCGAGGCAAATCAGATCCTGAGCCGGCGGTTCAACGGTCCGCTGATGGCTTATCCCGATTCGGGTTTTTTCAAAATGCCCGACTGGCAATTCGAGCATATCATCACGCCCGCCGATTTCGCCGCCTACGCGGCTGAATGGGTCGACCAGGGCACGCAGATCGTCGGCGGTTGCTGCGGCTTGTCACCGGAGCACATCGCGGCGATGTCCCATCTGTCACGCGATGGGATGGCGTGATTTCACCCGAAACGACGGCGGCCTCTCACGACGATACTGCTGACCCGGCGCGGCCGTCGCGGTAAGTCCCGCTACGGCCGCGCGCCGCCCTCGCCATAGGGGTTCGAGATCGCGCGATCGAAACACTCGGCGTAGCCGGCGTCCCAGCCTTCCTTGTACTCGGCGTTGGCCCCGTACAGCAGCTCGTCGCGCGACACCGCCCAATGGTTCGTCCGGCCCCCGTCCTCGTAACCGTTCTGGCAGCCGTTGGTATATCCGCCGCCGAATTCGGCGGTGCTGCCCGGCGGCGCGTAGGTGCCGCAGGCGGCGAGGAGGCCCGTCATCACGACCATGGGGATAATCCGATACATGACCGACTCCTGTGTCGTTGCTGTTTCCGATAGGTGGGGCCAAACCGGCCAAATTGAAGGCCGCCTCGCGACAATGTGAAACGACGATCGCCGCGGCGCCGCGCCGGGCGGGGCGATTCCTTTTGACCTTCGGCGATGGAAGGCAAATCATGGGGTATCAAGGGCTCGGACGAACAAACGGGCCGATTTTTGATTTCGGGGAGAATACGATGAAGAGGATGTTAGCAGCTCTCGCTCTGGGCGTCATGCTGGCGCCGCAATCGGCGCCGGCGGCGACGGTTTTCGTGACCATGTACGAAGTCAACCAAGGCGGCGTCGGCGATATCGTCGGGTTCTTGAATTTCCAGGATACCGTCAACGGCCTGCGGATCGTGCCCAATTTGCGCGGTCTGAGCGAAGGCCAGCACGGCACGCACGTGCATCAGAACCCGGACTGCGGGGTCGCCGAAAAGGGCGACGGCACGATAGTGCCCGGCGGGGCGGCCGGGAGCCATTTCGACCCGCAGCAGACCGGCGCCCATCTCGGCCCCAACCGGGACGGGCATCTCGGCGACTTGCCGGTGCTCTATGTCGGTGCCGACGGCACCGCGAGCCGGGTGATGCGGGCGCCGCGCCTGACCACCGCCGATCTGGTCGGCCGCGCCATCGTCATTCATTCCGGCGGCGACAATTATTCGGACATTCCGAAACCGCTCGGCGGTGGCGGTTCCCGCGTCGCCTGCGGCGTGGTCGGGCAGTAGGCCGTAGTCTGGAGCGAGAGGGATCGGCGCCGTCGGGCCGGTCTTCGTCGAGACGGGTTACGCGGTTTTTCTATTGCGTGATTGGCACGACCAAAAGACGTCGAGATAGAGGTGCGCTTGACAAAGAACTTGACGGTGCTCGGAGCCGATACCTATGGCGATAGTGATATCGCCGATTTCTATGACGGCCTGGAGTATGCCGGGACCTACCTACTCGCTTTTCGGGACCTACCAGACATCGTCGCCCGCCTTGTAACGGGCAAGTCGGCCCTCGATTTTGCCTGTGGATGTGGTCGTTCAACCCGATTTTTGAAGTCGCTCGGGTTTGACACAATCGGTGTCGACATATCTCAGGCCATGTTGACAAATGCATTGCGGCATGACCCCGAAGGAGAATATTTGCTTGTCGGCGACGCAGATCTCAGCTGCCTGTCGGGCCGTTCCTTCGATCTCATCCTCAGCGCTTTTCCCTTGGCCAGCGCGACGACGTCGATCGAGATACAGGCAATACTGACCGAATTGAGGAATTTGCTAGCGCCCAATGGCCGCCTCATTGTCATCGAACCCACCGAAGCCCTTTACCTGCACGAGTGGGTGTCTTTCTCAATGGCGGCCTTTCCCGAGAATGCGAATGCCAAAAGCGGCGATCCCGTGCCGGCCTACTATCGCGATCACATGGTCCAGCCAGTCATCGACATCTTGTGGAAAGACGAAGACTATCGGCGTAATTTCGAAGCGGTGGGTCTACAACCTCTGGAAATTCACCGGCCGCTTGCCCATGACGACGACCCGGGCCCTTGGATAAGTGAACGACAGATACCACCGTGGGTTGTTTATGTCCTTTCCGTATCCGGGGCTGTTGGCGGCAGCAAGGTAGCGGACTAATCCCAGTCGGTGTGCGGGACATTCTACCCGGGTGACGTCCCAGCGGGCGCTGACTCTAGAGCGCCGCTCGACGCACAGGTGCCGCCGCGCTAATCCTGGCGGATATATACGGAGCGCGCGGCGATCGAGTTAACCGCGTTGACCTCAAGATAAACGCAGTTCATCTCAACCGGCGACACCAAGGTGCAGGTTGTTGTTCCATCATTGTCGACCATGAACACACGAGTGTTATCAAAGTCCAACACCCCAGAAATTGGCTCAGATGTTCTCGCCGATGTCTTCATTCCGGAAAAGCCGTGGCCCTCTTGACGATCTATAATGACCGTCAAGTCGAATTCGAACGCCCCTGTCTTTTGTGGTCCGGCATCGATGTCTTGGGGCGCAGATCCCAAACTCTTTTGCAGTTTGACTCCTTCAACCTTCACCATCCAAGTCACCGTCAAATCCGGACCCTCCGAAGCAAACGATTGGGTCACCTGCGCGACCAGGACGACGACGGAAACAAAAATAAATCTCAGCATAATGTTCTCCTCGCTCAGCCGCTCATTTCCTTGCACCGGGTCCCTGATCACATCGGCAGCAAGTGTGGAAGCAAGCCGGCATGCCAATGTCTTTCTCCCTCTGCCAAGAGACTAATCTGCGGAGCGAGCGGAATTCATGCCTCCTACGTCCGGTGAAAATGACCGGACTTATCGCGAAACTGAAATACCTCGGATGACGTTGAAAGTTTCGCTGTCAATCGTGACGGATCGTCCACGACCGTGATGTTCAGCGATGATAATTATTGCCAGCGTTGCCGATCAGACCTGCGGTCGGCACACGAACCGACACAGGGCACGGGGATTGGAAATGCGAACCGGTTAATGCAGGTAGAAAATGGTGCCCAGGGACAGGGCGCCAGAATGCAATAGTTTCAAAAGTTTAGACAAGAGTGGGACAGCCTGCAGTCCCATAGTTTCCCATAGTTTTCCGAAGCGACTGTCCCACCACGGCGTCGCTCAGAGTTCGGGAACATCACCGGTAGCCGGATCGCATCTGACATTTCCGATCCGGCTATCCGACAGATGGCGCTTCGAATTTGACCCGCTGCAATGGATCCTAGCGGTCCCCAAGGGCCGCAGGACGACCAAGACGTCTGGTTGGCGAGGACGCTCCTTCTGTACCACACGGACCGTTCCAAAACGCGAGATACGGCGTCTCGTCGGCGACCTTGATCCAGACATCGAGGCGGTTGTCGATCGCCTCCCAGAGGTTCACCCGCCTTATGGGCCGGGATACCGATGATCGGGCGCGACAAACCGCTGTCGTTCCACTGGCGGGCAGTTGACGAGACTTGGATAGACGATCTCGATTTGCCCGAACCCCGTTCCCGCAATCATGATGCGGCACGTCGCGCCATTATTCTTGATGCAGCCCTGACCGGGATCGGCGAGCCGGATCGTTGGATCAGTTATTCCCGCCGCAATGATTGGTGGGCCAAGGGAAAGCGTTACAGAGGGTCAGCCTTCACCCGAGTGACGGTTCCCTCTGCCATTGATGAACTGGCAGGCATAGGGTTGCTTCATAGCCAAGTTGCGGTCCCGGGGTCTCGCGGCCAACAATCTCGTCTTCGCGCGACATCGCAGCTGTTGGAGGCCGCTCGACCCGGCCTGGTCGTCCCACCGGGTAGAGCACCGACAGTGATCTATAATCCTGGTGAGGTGATCCGTCTGAAGGATTCTGACGGTAGCCTAATCGACTATGACGACACGCGTCGTTCCGAAGCCATGCGGCGTGAGATGCGTGCAATCAACGAGACCCTTCGGTCCGCTGACATAGACCTACCGGTGGGAGATGCATCCCGTGCAGGTCCTTTACTGCGCGTTGGAGATGCAAGGCTGAATCAGGCTGTCGATTTGATGCACCGGATTTTCAGCCGCCGTTCTTTCGCCTTTCACGGACGACTTTATGGCCCGTGGTGGCAAGGGGTACCTAGAACGCTGAGGCAGTGTTTGACAATTAACGGCGAGTCCACAGTCGAGCTTGACTATGGCGCGCAGCACCTTCGGATGCTCTATGCCCTAGCGGGCGTGACGCTGGGAGGCGAAGATCCCTACTTGATCGGAGATTGGCCAAGGGATTTGGTGAAACGAGCGGTGATGGCGCTAATCAACGCTCGTAACGAATACGAGGCGGTTGCGGTGATTTGCGACCACCGAGACGGTTCCGTCGCTCTGACAGGGCCTGGGGCACATGCGCGAGCGCGGAAACTCATCGCGGACATAATGCGCCGTCATGCACCCGTTGCATACCGCTTCCATAAGGACCAGGGCATTCTCCTGATGAGAGAGGACTCAGAGTTGGTTACATCGATCTTGCGGTCAATGCGACGTCGCGGAGTGGTTGTCTTGCCGATTCACGACAGCTTCATAACCGATGAGCGGTA
Encoded proteins:
- a CDS encoding class I SAM-dependent methyltransferase, whose product is MARPKDVEIEVRLTKNLTVLGADTYGDSDIADFYDGLEYAGTYLLAFRDLPDIVARLVTGKSALDFACGCGRSTRFLKSLGFDTIGVDISQAMLTNALRHDPEGEYLLVGDADLSCLSGRSFDLILSAFPLASATTSIEIQAILTELRNLLAPNGRLIVIEPTEALYLHEWVSFSMAAFPENANAKSGDPVPAYYRDHMVQPVIDILWKDEDYRRNFEAVGLQPLEIHRPLAHDDDPGPWISERQIPPWVVYVLSVSGAVGGSKVAD
- a CDS encoding homocysteine S-methyltransferase family protein, translated to MTYAILKQRLDRGGVAILDGGIGTELQRRGAPMNHDAWCGIATLTHTAMLEAVHLDYISAGAEIITANTFASSRIMLEAAGCGDRVAEINRIAVETALSAREKANAGHVAVAGSLSHMVPVIAGTDDYDPSAVPDRARMADAFEELAGILSGSGCELIILEMMYVPDRIEAALAAARTTSLPVWAGLSARRGDNGAILGFSPHDDTPFDDFARIVAEAELDAAGVMHCPSNIVAEANQILSRRFNGPLMAYPDSGFFKMPDWQFEHIITPADFAAYAAEWVDQGTQIVGGCCGLSPEHIAAMSHLSRDGMA
- a CDS encoding superoxide dismutase family protein, which codes for MKRMLAALALGVMLAPQSAPAATVFVTMYEVNQGGVGDIVGFLNFQDTVNGLRIVPNLRGLSEGQHGTHVHQNPDCGVAEKGDGTIVPGGAAGSHFDPQQTGAHLGPNRDGHLGDLPVLYVGADGTASRVMRAPRLTTADLVGRAIVIHSGGDNYSDIPKPLGGGGSRVACGVVGQ
- a CDS encoding long-chain fatty acid--CoA ligase, whose product is MNIAELLHRTARRSPERPALALGRTVLANYGEYGAHVAALAYALRHKFSLDPGDRVALVMANCPQYLEVMFAAWHAGLVAVPINAKLHPREFEYILDHSGARLCFVTAKLADAISPLVETVAGLEAMVSVDDSEYRQFVAGETVTTAAVAPDDAAWLFYTSGTTGRPKGAILSHRNLHMMTLSYLADLDRIADRDAIIHAAPKSHGSGIYSLPHVARGAVQVAPESGGFEPAEIVDLIDGYPGATFFFAPTMVVRLMNSAVAANADFANLKSIIYGGGPMYAADTVKALACFGPKLIQIYGQGESPMTITYLSLEAHLDRDHPRYMHRLASVGVERTDVEVRVVDPEDRPLPPDEVGEIIVRGDVVMKGYWRNPEATRNALRDGWLYTGDMGSFDGDGFLTLKDRSKDVIISGGSNIYPREVEEALLLHPGVLEASVVGRPHPEWGEDVVAFVVARPGEEVTEAALDRLCLDNIARFKRPKSYRFVDDLPKNNYGKVVKTELRKHLEPAGEDGG